The Candidatus Saccharibacteria bacterium RAAC3_TM7_1 nucleotide sequence CTATATGCTTTGATGGCTTGATTATTCGTAGCGTGTAAGCAGAAGTGTGATTCATTATAAGAGAATTACTTCAAAACGACGCTATCTTCGCCGAGCTGCTTGATGAGCGCGGCCACCAGACTATCACTTGTATCGACGCGGAATGGCAAGCGAATGGCTGATTTCTTGTCGGCGCCGAGTACCAGGACGATATCGAAGATGCCGGGATGTTTCGCGCATTCTTCCTTCAAAAACATTAGACTTGTATCGTCATCAGGGTCTTTAACGTGGACATACAGCTTCAGGTTCTTCGGCGTTTCCGGCACATAGACCGGCTTCTCGACAACCGCCGGCTTCTTTGTCACCGTCACGGCGCTTGTTTTACTTGCTTTCGGTGTTTTCATAGCTCGGCCAGTCGATTCGTATTCGGCCAGTTCCTTGTCACTGACTTCGATCAGCTCATCGGCAATAATCTTCGCTTCGGTTGTTATATTACCATCACGATCGCGCGCGTTGACTTTACCAGTCGTCCGCACCACTTTATCCTGCTGTAAAATATTGATCGACTGTCCGTACAGATCGGGGAAGACAATAATCTCCGACTCACCCATCTTGTCCTCGATACCTACGAAGGCCATCTTCGATCCGGACTTGGTGATAATAGTTCGCACCGAAGTGATAATTCCGCCTACTGTCACTTTTTTATTGTCAATTTCCGGCGTCAGACTACTGAGTGGAATCGTTTGTTCGCTAAAGTACGCTTCATAGTTATCAAGTGGATGCGCGCTGATGTAGAGGCCGAGTAGTTCTCGCTCCCATGTCAGCCGCTCACGCTCGGTATGATGTACCGGTGCTTGAGACAGCGTCACACTCGGTTGAATGTCGCTGTTGCCAGTGAGGTCACCAAACAGATCGGTCTGACCGCTCAGTGCATCCTTTTGCAACTTGCTGGCAAACGCCTGGATGCTCTCAAGATTGAATAATAGGTCAGAGCGGTTACCGAGTGAGTCGAAACCACCAGATTTAATCAGTGACTCCCAAGCCTTTTTGTTGAACTTCGAGGTCGAGACACGCTTAGCGAAGTCTTCAACGCTGACGAATTTTCCGTCTTCGCGCGCCCGCAGGATCTCCTCGACAGCACCAACGCCGACACCCTTGACCGCCGCCATACCAAAGCGGATCGTACGCTCACCCGGCACAACGGCGAACTCGACGAACGATTCGTTAACGTCCGGTGCAAGAACCGTCAGTCCCATATGACGACACTCAGCGATCTCAATCGCCAGCCGTTCAATGTCATCCTGGTCGCTGGTCATGAGCGCGGCCATAAAGGCATCCGGATAATGCGACTTTAGGTACGCAGTCCAGTACGAGATCAAGCCATAGCAAGCGGCGTGCGATTTGTTGAAACAGTAGTTGGCGAATTCTTCCAGCTGATCCCAAAATTTCTCGGCGACCTCTTTCGTTGCGCCACCGTGTTTCACCGCACCCTCGACAAACTCCGGCTTTACCTTTTGCATCAGATCAATCTTCTTCTTACCCACCGCCTTACGCAGCGTATCAGCCTGGCCACCGGTGAAACCGCACCATTCTTTGGAAATCTGCATAAATTGTTCCTGATAGACGAGAATACCGTAGGTACTCTCGAGCGAGTTTTTCATACCCTCGTGTAAGTATTTGATCTGCTCGTCGCCATGCTTACGGCGAATAAAGCTATTGATAAATTGCATCGGGCCCGGGCGGTAAAGCGCTACCATGGCAATAATATCCTCAAATACCGTCGGTTTCAATTCGCGTAGATATCGTTTCATGCCCGCCGACTCTAGCTGAAAGACGCCCGTGGTATCACCGCGTTGGAACAGCTCGTAGGTCTTCGCGTCATCGAGTGGAATGTCAGCGAGAATGATATCGTTT carries:
- the dnaE gene encoding DNA polymerase III DnaE (RAAC3_TM7_1_815) codes for the protein MGNVLQPSDYVHLHNHTHHSLLDGLTKVDELVERVKELGMTACAVTDHGTMSGVIEFYKAATAAGVKPIIGIEAYVAARSRFDRDPAKDKARYHLTLLAMNNQGYKNLMMLSSKANLEGMYYKPRVDHELLEQYNEGIIVLSGCASGELGEHLKLDNYEEAKRIASWYKKVFGDRYYLELQDHGHLESPAAWEVQVKINAHLARLSEELGIARVVTSDGHYLRHDDQEAHEILLCVGTAAYLSDERRMSLKDFELHVTEPEEIIARWQKTDPEAIANTRRIADRCEVTIELGNILIPRFPVPDGETEKSYLDKLVYRGLARRYTGMDADEVEALSVEVIRPKLSEEVIGRLDMELAVLDKMGYNGYFLIVQDFINWGKSQGIIFGPGRGSAAGSIIAYALNITDLDPLKYDLLFERFLNPDRISMPDIDIDIQDTRRGEVIEYCANKYGSERVANIVTFGKMAARAAVRDVARVLEVPYAESDRLAKMIPPPVQGRHIPLKKSIENDPDLQREYENNPTAKRVFDYAIRLEGTIRSHGVHAAGVVIAPDDIVNYTPLEMAQKGVIATQYPMVPVEELGLLKMDFLGLSNLTIINNALRIIKKVYKNDIILADIPLDDAKTYELFQRGDTTGVFQLESAGMKRYLRELKPTVFEDIIAMVALYRPGPMQFINSFIRRKHGDEQIKYLHEGMKNSLESTYGILVYQEQFMQISKEWCGFTGGQADTLRKAVGKKKIDLMQKVKPEFVEGAVKHGGATKEVAEKFWDQLEEFANYCFNKSHAACYGLISYWTAYLKSHYPDAFMAALMTSDQDDIERLAIEIAECRHMGLTVLAPDVNESFVEFAVVPGERTIRFGMAAVKGVGVGAVEEILRAREDGKFVSVEDFAKRVSTSKFNKKAWESLIKSGGFDSLGNRSDLLFNLESIQAFASKLQKDALSGQTDLFGDLTGNSDIQPSVTLSQAPVHHTERERLTWERELLGLYISAHPLDNYEAYFSEQTIPLSSLTPEIDNKKVTVGGIITSVRTIITKSGSKMAFVGIEDKMGESEIIVFPDLYGQSINILQQDKVVRTTGKVNARDRDGNITTEAKIIADELIEVSDKELAEYESTGRAMKTPKASKTSAVTVTKKPAVVEKPVYVPETPKNLKLYVHVKDPDDDTSLMFLKEECAKHPGIFDIVLVLGADKKSAIRLPFRVDTSDSLVAALIKQLGEDSVVLK